A section of the Humulus lupulus chromosome 2, drHumLupu1.1, whole genome shotgun sequence genome encodes:
- the LOC133817144 gene encoding probable carboxylesterase 11 codes for MPSVAVKLYSVFFKFLLKHRLQNRIQTQPDDSNPFGVTSRPEETIAAANPVFTDGIATKDIHIDPFTSLSIRIFLPESALTPPEPDSKPSHRPRVRTGPAPRRSDLDSGSPPAQTDSAHQTHGISQPYSSRRNSYGNIGTPATDDAKREPRRFSYGCSNDMESLNLISGGGGGVYRGYSPSTENRRRLPVILQFHGGGWVSGSNDSVANDYFCRRIAKLCDVIVVAVGYRLAPENRFPAAFEDGLKVLNWLGKQANLAECNKSMGSVRSAGGGGLESKKSDTRIVDTFGASMVEPWLAAHGDPSRCVLLGVSCGANIADYVARKAVEAGRLLDPVKVVAQVLMYPFFIGSIPTHSEIKLANSYFYDKAMCVLAWKLFLPEEEFSLDHLAANPLVPNRGPPLKLMPPTLTVVAEHDWMRDRAIAYSEELRKVNVDAPVLEYKDAVHEFATLDMLLKTPQAQACAEDISIWVKKYISLRGHEFSY; via the exons atgccAAGCGTAGCTGTGAAGCTCTATAGCGTGTTCTTCAAGTTTCTCTTGAAGCACCGTTTGCAGAATCGGATCCAAACCCAACCAGACGATTCCAACCCGTTTGGTGTCACATCTCGACCCGAAGAAACCATTGCTGCAGCTAACCCAGTATTCACCGATGGTATAGCCACCAAGGATATCCACATCGACCCATTTACTTCTCTTTCGATCCGAATCTTCCTTCCCGAATCCGCACTCACTCCGCCCGAACCTGATTCCAAGCCCTCTCACAGACCTAGGGTTAGGACTGGCCCTGCCCCAAGAAGATCTGATCTCGATTCCGGATCCCCACCAGCACAAACTGATTCGGCTCACCAGACTCACGGCATTTCACAGCCTTATTCTTCTCGACGCAATAGCTATGGCAATATCGGAACCCCCGCAACCGACGATGCCAAGAGAGAGCCTAGAAGGTTTAGCTATGGCTGTAGCAATGACATGGAGAGTTTGAATTTGATCTCAGGCGGCGGCGGAGGAGTGTACAGAGGCTACTCACCTTCGACCGAGAATCGGCGAAGATTGCCTGTGATTTTGCAATTTCACGGTGGTGGTTGGGTCAGTGGGAGCAATGATTCGGTGGCTAACGATTACTTCTGTCGGCGGATCGCGAAATTGTGTGACGTCATCGTTGTAGCTGTCGGTTACAGGCTTGCGCCAGAGAATCGTTTCCCGGCTGCGTTTGAGGACGGGTTGAAGGTGTTGAATTGGCTTGGGAAGCAGGCCAATTTGGCTGAGTGTAATAAATCAATGGGGAGTGTACGGTCCGCCGGCGGCGGCGGCCTGGAATCGAAAAAGTCCGATACGCGCATTGTTGACACATTTGGTGCCTCAATGGTGGAGCCATGGTTGGCTGCTCATGGAGATCCATCAAG ATGCGTTCTTCTTGGGGTGAGTTGTGGTGCTAACATTGCAGACTATGTGGCTCGGAAAGCTGTCGAGGCAGGCAGGCTTTTGGACCCTGTGAAGGTTGTAGCACAGGTTCTGATGTATCCCTTCTTCATTGGAAGCATTCCAACTCATTCGGAGATTAAGCTCGCAAACTCTTATTTTTATGACAAGGCAATGTGTGTACTTGCATGGAAACTGTTTCTCCCAGAGGAAGAGTTTAGCTTGGATCACCTGGCTGCCAACCCCCTTGTCCCAAACAGAGGGCCGCCTCTAAAACTCATGCCGCCAACCCTGACAGTGGTGGCAGAACATGACTGGATGAGAGACCGAGCCATCGCCTACTCAGAGGAGCTACGGAAGGTAAACGTTGACGCTCCAGTCCTGGAATACAAGGATGCAGTTCATGAATTCGCAACACTTGACATGCTTCTCAAGACCCCTCAGGCACAGGCTTGTGCAGAGGACATTTCCATCTGGGTCAAGAAATACATCTCACTTAGAGGCCATGAATTCTCATACTGA
- the LOC133817145 gene encoding uncharacterized protein LOC133817145 isoform X1 yields MQGFRAKSRIVGVVTLVIWIGVAALYGLLRPIINGCVMTYMYPTYIPISSTGDVSSSKYGLYLYHEGWKKIDYKEHLQKLSGVPVLFIPGNGGSYKQVRSMAAESDRAYQGGPLERTFYHEASLTPEEGGLDADVVKLPNQYTSRLDWFAVDLEGEHSAMDGGILEEHTEYVVYAIHRILDQYKESYDARKKEGAAASGSLPKSVILVGHSMGGFVARAAIIHPRLRRSAVETVLTLSSPHQSPPLALQPSLGYYFARVNNEWRKGYEVQMTRTGHYASDPVLSHVVVISITGGYNDYQVRSKLESLDGIVPPTHGLVISSTGMKNVWLSMEHQAILWCNQLVVQVSHTLLSLVDSRTGQPLAETPKRLSIFSRMLRSAIPHSFKWKMQSHLPVPLKDVKDSIGSIVHSLTSCPSNIHWGDAGLERDLYIQTPTVSVLAMDGRKRWLDIQKLGSNGKSHFMFVTNLAPCTGVRIHLWPEKGNSASNLPGSKRVLEVTSKMVHVPSGPAPRQIEPGSQTEQPPPSAVFLLRPEDMRGFRFLTISVAPRPTVSGRPPPAASMAVGQFFNPDDGKLDVSPWFMLQSSYSHKEMFVKEDHPLALNLSFSISLGLLPATLSLKTAGCGIKNYGLPDEEAKDVERLCKLRCFPPIAFAWDDTSGLHVFPNLFSERIVVDSSPALWSSASSSEKTNVLLLVDPHCEYKITVAVSFTQVASRFLLVYNSQIVGFSVAVILFALMRQAHAWDLNLPIPSMLTAVESNLRLPLPFLCLGIAPILLSLLISFLMSQPLPMFSSFTFVSVICYLLANGSIILLIFISQLVFYVAAVIHIFIKTRWQLWEGNTCFGFGQWFLCLSSSFSSLKVVRILRVNPTLVTALAAITLACLLHPALGLFVILFFHALCCHTALCRFLTASFCSHVRKNEPFDYKKGDGAEQLSFTFEGTFDQNSPSKEGFSNSPDSSKSYGETQIELFHHRHGLLILHLVATIMFLPSLAAWLQRIGMGESLPWLLDSVLCTGVILHGICNSKPEYNSYMFSFPGIPIREVRLNVIYLIAGYYSYLSGLALAPYRVFYVLAAIGAISFVLRMLQRRYRDKGETHFGTRKHSHRH; encoded by the exons ATGCAAGGTTTTAGAGCCAAATCTAGGATAGTGGGTGTTGTTACATTAGTCATTTGGATTGGTGTAGCAGCTTTGTATGGTTTGTTAAGACCCATTATAAATGGTTGTGTTATGACTTACATGTATCCCACATATATACCTATTTCATCCACCGGAGACGTTTCCTCCTCGAAGTACGGTTTATACTTGTATCATGAGGGATGGAAGAAAATAGATTACAAGGAGCATCTTCAGAAGCTTAGTGGTGTTCCAGTTCTATTTATTCCAGGAAATGGCGGTAGCTACAAACAG GTACGATCGATGGCTGCTGAATCAGACAGGGCATATCAAGGAGGACCGCTTGAGCGCACATTTTACCACGAGGCTTCCTTAACTCCTGAAGAGGGAGGCCTAGATGCAGATGTAGTTAAACTACCCAATCAGTATACCAGCAGGTTGGATTGGTTTGCCGTGGATCTAGAAGGAGAGCATTCTGCAATGGATGGTGGTATACTTGAAGAACACACAGAATATGTGGTGTATGCCATTCACCGG ATATTAGATCAATACAAAGAATCTTATGATGCTAGAAAAAAAGAAGGCGCTGCAGCCTCTGGTTCATTGCCAAAAAGTGTGATATTAGTTGGGCATTCTATGGGTGGTTTTGTCGCTAGAGCTGCAATTATCCATCCTCGTTTAAGAAGATCAGCtgttgaaactgttctcacactttcAAGTCCACACCA aTCACCTCCTCTGGCCTTGCAGCCGTCATTGGGTTACTACTTTGCACGTGTAAATAATGAATGGAGAAAGGGATATGAGGTCCAAATGACTCGGACAGGACATTATGCATCTGATCCAGTACTTTCTCATGTGGTTGTTATATCAATTACTGGTGGTTATAATGATTACcag GTTCGCTCCAAGTTGGAATCTCTTGATGGTATAGTGCCTCCTACCCATGGTCTTGTGATCAGTAGTACAGGCATGAAAAATGTTTGGTTGTCAATGGAACATCAGGCAATTTTATGGTGTAATCAACTAGTTGTCCAA GTGTCGCACACTCTACTAAGTTTGGTAGACTCAAGAACAGGTCAACCATTAGCTGAAACTCCGAAAAGGTTGTCAATATTTTCCAGAATGCTGCGAAGTGCCATACCACACAGTTTCAAGTGGAAGATGCAATCACACTTACCTGTTCCCTTAAAGGATGTAAAAGATTCAATTG GATCTATAGTGCATTCTTTAACTTCTTGTCCAAGCAATATTCACTGGGGTGATGCTGGACTTGAGAGAGACCTATACATTCAGACCCCCACTGTCTCTGTTTTAGCCATGGATGGTCGAAAGCGGTGGTTGGACATACAGAAATTG GGATCCAATGGGAAAAGCCATTTCATGTTTGTCACAAACCTTGCTCCTTGTACTGGAGTTAGAATTCATCTTTGGCCTGAAAAAGGAAACTCTGCCTCAAATTTACCAGGTAGTAAAAGAGTTCTTGAGGTGACATCAAAGATGGTACACGTTCCATCAGGACCAGCGCCAAGACAG ATTGAACCTGGCAGTCAGACTGAGCAACCTCCACCTTCTGCTGTATTTTTGTTGAGACCTGAGGATATGCGTGGTTTCAGATTTTTAACCATTTCAGTTGCACCACGTCCA ACCGTTTCAGGTAGACCTCCACCAGCAGCTTCCATGGCAGTTGGACAGTTTTTCAATCCAGACGATGGAAAGCTGGATGTCTCTCCTTGGTTCATGCTTCAATCTTCTTATTCTCACAAG GAAATGTTTGTGAAAGAGGACCATCCTCTTGCTTTAAATTTGTCTTTCAGCATTAGCTTAGGCCTTCTCCCTGCTACCTTGTCTTTGAAGACTGCGGGTTGTGGAATAAAAAATTATGGCCTTCCAGATGAAGAGGCTAAAGATGTTGAAA GGCTGTGTAAATTACGGTGTTTCCCACCTATAGCATTTGCTTGGGATGATACATCTGGTCTTCACGTATTTCCAAATTTATTCAGTGAGAGAATTGTTGTTGATTCTTCACCAGCACTGTGGAGTTCAGCTTCTAGTTCTGAGAAAACAAATGTTCTGTTGCTG GTAGACCCACATTGTGAATATAAAATTACCGTTGCAGTTTCTTTCACACAAGTTGCAAGTAGATTTTTACTTGTATATAATTCACAA ATAGTTGGTTTCTCTGTCGCAGTTATCCTTTTTGCTCTGATGCGACAAGCACATGCATGGGATCTTAATCTGCCTATACCTTCAATGCTGACGGCAGTGGAATCAAATTTGAGACTTCCATTGCCATTTTTATGCTTGGGAATCGCCCCCATTTTGCTTTCCTTGTTAATCTCCTTTCTAATGTCTCAACCACTTCCAATGTTTTCCAGCTTCACCTTTGTCTCCGTGATTTGTTATTTACTTGCAAATGGGTCTATAATACTTTTGATATTCATATCCCAACTGGTCTTCTATGTAGCCGCTGTCATACATATTTTCATCAAAACAAG GTGGCAATTATGGGAAGGAAACACCTGCTTTGGATTTGGTCAATGGTTTTTATGTCTGTCTTCTAGCTTCTCTTCATTAAAG GTGGTGAGGATTTTAAGAGTCAATCCAACCCTTGTCACAGCACTTGCTGCAATTACCTTGGCTTGCTTGCTTCATCCAGCTTTAGGTCTATTTGTTATCCTTTTCTTTCATGCTCTGTGCTGTCATACTGCACTTTGCAG ATTTTTGACGGCTTCGTTTTGCAGCCATGTACGAAAAAATGAACCATTTGATTATAAAAAAGGAGACGGTGCAGAGCAACTCAGCTTCACATTTGAGGGTACATTTGACCAGAATTCCCCTTCAAAAGAGGGCTTCTCCAACAGTCCTGACTCTTCAAAAAGTTATGGTGAAACACAAATAGAATTATTCCATCATCGACATGGATTGCTAATTTTACATCTTGTCGCAACAATTATGTTTCTCCCATCTCTTGCAGCTTGGTTGCAG